In Pleurocapsa sp. PCC 7319, the following are encoded in one genomic region:
- the psb28 gene encoding photosystem II reaction center protein Psb28, whose amino-acid sequence MSSVIPSIEFFQGVAEELSGVSLRRNKKTGIRNVLMIFESLHALEKFNSFTRGSAEKLSLIDSEGEILVTPNSLKMIFGGDEGDELKRVECTFEIEADSHWERFTRFMDRYAEANGMEFGRR is encoded by the coding sequence ATGTCATCTGTTATTCCTTCAATTGAATTTTTTCAAGGTGTTGCTGAAGAATTAAGCGGAGTCAGTTTACGACGCAACAAAAAGACGGGCATTCGCAATGTTCTGATGATCTTTGAATCTTTGCACGCTCTAGAGAAATTTAACAGCTTTACTAGGGGATCAGCCGAAAAATTAAGTTTAATTGATTCAGAAGGAGAAATTTTAGTTACACCCAATTCTCTAAAAATGATTTTTGGGGGAGACGAAGGAGATGAACTCAAAAGAGTAGAATGCACCTTTGAGATTGAAGCAGATAGTCACTGGGAAAGATTCACTCGTTTTATGGATCGCTATGCAGAGGCAAACGGAATGGAATTCGGCAGAAGATAA
- a CDS encoding pentapeptide repeat-containing protein: MGKFIETEILGNKGEEGEKLVWDSVKRAFELCNCLGYWRYPVFSPIGKSRKEPDILIADQSLGLTVIEVKSIRIEQLINIQGHRWEYQNFYTLYGNPYQQAENQLFALLEYCDREPLLKHKVSARAIVALPYITQAQWQAKGFDKLPNCPPILFQDHLASSRLIREFITQTPPVIAGEVITPTQWELLLAVLGGTPLYTQPIQRISCSPQSRRHIIQQVRSRLNQLDLQQEKIAKQIPTGMQRIRGIAGSGKTVLLCQKAALMSVKYPEWQIALVFFSRSLYDPITRQVEKWIGHFTQDRESYDPQKSNLKILHAWGSKQQPGFYSTICQSTGTLPLAVPFTISNKPNEALAEACCKLLETKAIPQIFDAVLIDEGQDLIASDWKYQDKQAFYWLVYQSLRPVSSIHPQHRRLIWAYDELQSLDSLKIPEPGELFGEEFAHLVTGKYDRQINKTEIISRCYRTPHQIIIVAHAIAMGLLRRRGILTGSIHAAEWQALGYKIIGNWQPGSQITLKREQHNSPNIVSELWSEDMISFDCFTSRQQELTVLADKIKQNLAHDHLQPDRELLIIVLGSSFAAKTLVKQTATFLINQGINIYLPTQSTYNCLETSSEQRNPNQFWYPGAITISTIHRAKGQEADMVYLIGLDQIAQDENNIYLRNQLFVALTRTRAWVNISGIGDYSLYQELSRLIECKNQIQFTVKGPPQRELRISDRASLLQGYALGRTNFRYANLQGADLSDLNLSNINLIEADLSNANLQRTNLTNAKLIAANLNQANLANANLTNAKLIGANLTNANLDNTNLTNTNLTNTLLEKI; this comes from the coding sequence ATGGGCAAATTCATTGAGACAGAAATTTTAGGAAATAAGGGAGAAGAGGGGGAAAAGTTAGTTTGGGATAGTGTTAAAAGAGCTTTTGAATTGTGTAATTGTCTAGGCTATTGGCGTTACCCTGTTTTTTCTCCAATAGGAAAATCTCGTAAAGAGCCAGATATCTTAATTGCTGACCAAAGCTTAGGTTTAACTGTGATTGAAGTTAAATCGATTAGGATTGAGCAGCTAATTAATATTCAAGGTCATCGCTGGGAATATCAGAATTTTTATACTTTATATGGCAATCCCTATCAACAGGCGGAAAATCAATTATTTGCCTTACTAGAGTATTGCGATCGCGAACCGTTATTAAAACACAAAGTTAGTGCTAGAGCGATCGTTGCCCTTCCATACATTACTCAAGCTCAATGGCAAGCTAAAGGTTTTGATAAGTTACCCAATTGTCCTCCAATACTGTTCCAAGATCATCTCGCTTCATCAAGACTAATTAGGGAATTCATTACTCAGACGCCGCCAGTTATTGCGGGAGAAGTAATAACCCCAACTCAATGGGAACTATTACTGGCTGTATTAGGTGGAACACCTTTATATACTCAACCCATCCAACGTATTTCTTGTTCTCCTCAAAGCCGTCGCCATATAATTCAACAAGTGCGATCGCGCTTAAATCAGTTAGATTTACAGCAAGAAAAAATTGCCAAACAAATTCCCACAGGAATGCAAAGAATCAGAGGAATTGCTGGTTCAGGTAAAACGGTTTTACTCTGTCAGAAAGCAGCTTTAATGTCTGTTAAATATCCAGAATGGCAGATTGCCTTGGTATTTTTCTCTCGCAGTTTATATGACCCTATTACTCGGCAAGTAGAGAAGTGGATTGGGCATTTTACCCAAGATCGAGAAAGCTATGATCCTCAAAAATCTAACTTGAAAATTCTCCACGCATGGGGAAGTAAGCAACAGCCAGGTTTTTACAGTACGATTTGCCAATCTACAGGTACTCTACCTCTTGCTGTTCCCTTTACGATTAGCAACAAACCTAATGAAGCTTTAGCAGAAGCCTGTTGTAAGCTATTAGAAACTAAAGCTATTCCCCAGATCTTTGATGCAGTTTTAATTGATGAAGGACAGGACTTAATTGCTAGCGATTGGAAATATCAAGATAAGCAAGCGTTTTATTGGTTAGTTTATCAATCTTTACGACCAGTCAGTTCAATTCATCCTCAACATAGACGGCTGATTTGGGCTTACGATGAACTACAGAGTTTAGATAGTTTGAAGATTCCCGAACCTGGTGAACTATTTGGCGAAGAATTTGCACATCTTGTTACTGGAAAATATGATCGGCAAATCAATAAAACCGAAATCATATCTCGTTGTTACCGCACACCCCATCAAATAATAATTGTTGCTCATGCGATCGCCATGGGTTTATTGAGAAGGCGAGGTATTCTCACGGGTTCCATTCATGCTGCAGAATGGCAAGCACTAGGATATAAAATAATTGGCAATTGGCAACCAGGATCTCAAATTACGCTAAAAAGAGAACAGCATAATTCACCTAATATTGTTAGTGAATTGTGGTCAGAAGATATGATTAGTTTTGACTGCTTTACTTCCCGTCAACAAGAATTAACTGTCTTAGCTGATAAAATCAAACAGAATTTAGCTCACGATCATTTACAGCCAGATCGAGAACTGTTAATTATTGTTTTAGGCTCATCTTTTGCTGCCAAAACTCTAGTTAAACAAACTGCAACCTTTTTAATCAATCAGGGAATTAATATCTATCTCCCTACTCAAAGTACTTACAATTGTTTAGAAACCTCTTCCGAACAACGTAATCCTAATCAGTTTTGGTATCCAGGGGCAATTACTATCTCTACGATTCATCGTGCCAAAGGACAGGAAGCCGACATGGTTTATCTGATTGGCTTAGATCAGATTGCTCAAGATGAGAATAATATATATCTGCGTAATCAATTATTCGTAGCACTCACCCGTACTAGAGCTTGGGTAAATATTAGTGGGATTGGCGACTATTCACTCTATCAAGAATTATCTAGGTTAATTGAGTGTAAAAATCAAATACAATTTACCGTCAAAGGACCTCCTCAAAGAGAATTAAGAATTAGCGATCGCGCCAGTCTACTACAAGGATATGCGCTAGGGAGAACTAATTTCCGTTATGCGAACTTACAAGGTGCTGATTTATCCGATTTAAATTTAAGTAATATTAATTTAATCGAAGCAGATTTATCAAATGCCAATTTACAGAGAACTAACCTAACCAATGCCAAGTTAATTGCGGCTAATTTAAACCAAGCTAATTTAGCTAATGCTAATCTCACCAATGCCAAACTAATTGGAGCTAATCTAACGAACGCTAATCTAGACAATACCAACTTAACCAATACTAACCTGACTAATACTCTCTTAGAGAAGATCTGA
- a CDS encoding ATP-dependent RecD-like DNA helicase: MAKSYPQNVAIQKLTTTQQQALVKLKLFIQSDQRLFRLSGYAGTGKSFLICHLMEWLSDENFQFVAAAPTNKAAKNLQQVALSTGISIDVKTIAQLLGQQPEINQETGLEEFTSTREAKFDDYEVVIIDEFSMISQGNFEEIVEAVSLTIDTKVVFVGDEAQLPPVKEKKPIVAVSEYIDSMATLDEIVRYEGEIAVVAEKIRSNKQYNRRIYPFKSSDDQTIICQPRKQWLETVTQYFESDNYKSNPDHVRLLVWRNKTALAANKFVRSRLWGKDVPLYVPGDRLIAKKPLFRPRPGKKGKNKWGVLISNSEECSVIDTASIKQLVFDREAYQYWSVPVNTDSGFEVDLSILTEESEQLKNEQAKYYVDKKQWNRYFDLSRMFDDVTYAYGLTVHKAQGSSIDYVFLDTEDMQNCPDLQKMLYTALTRAKIRAFIPSS; this comes from the coding sequence ATGGCAAAATCTTACCCTCAAAATGTAGCTATACAAAAGTTAACGACTACTCAACAACAGGCTCTAGTTAAATTAAAATTATTTATTCAAAGCGATCAGAGGTTATTTCGACTAAGTGGATATGCTGGCACAGGAAAAAGCTTTTTAATTTGTCACTTAATGGAATGGTTGAGTGATGAAAATTTCCAGTTTGTAGCCGCAGCACCAACCAATAAAGCAGCAAAGAACTTACAACAGGTTGCCCTATCTACAGGAATCAGTATCGATGTTAAAACCATCGCGCAATTACTGGGTCAACAGCCAGAGATTAACCAAGAGACAGGTTTAGAAGAATTCACTTCAACTAGAGAAGCCAAATTTGACGATTACGAAGTAGTTATCATTGATGAATTTTCGATGATATCTCAAGGGAATTTTGAGGAAATAGTTGAAGCAGTTTCTTTAACCATTGATACTAAAGTAGTATTTGTCGGAGATGAAGCGCAACTACCACCAGTTAAAGAAAAGAAGCCGATAGTCGCTGTTTCAGAATATATTGACAGCATGGCAACATTAGATGAAATTGTACGCTATGAAGGTGAAATAGCTGTTGTTGCCGAGAAGATTCGCAGTAATAAGCAATATAATCGTCGGATTTATCCCTTCAAGAGTAGTGATGACCAAACTATTATTTGTCAGCCGAGAAAGCAATGGTTAGAAACTGTAACTCAATACTTTGAGTCTGATAATTATAAATCCAATCCCGATCATGTCAGATTGTTGGTATGGAGAAATAAGACAGCTTTAGCGGCTAATAAATTTGTGCGATCGCGTTTGTGGGGAAAAGATGTTCCGTTGTATGTACCAGGAGATAGATTGATAGCTAAAAAACCTCTGTTTCGTCCTCGTCCTGGTAAAAAAGGGAAGAATAAGTGGGGAGTTTTGATCAGTAATTCGGAAGAATGCTCGGTTATTGATACAGCATCAATTAAACAACTTGTTTTTGATCGCGAAGCATATCAATATTGGTCAGTACCAGTCAATACTGATAGTGGGTTTGAAGTTGATTTATCTATTTTGACTGAAGAAAGCGAACAACTCAAAAATGAACAAGCTAAATATTATGTGGACAAAAAGCAGTGGAATCGGTATTTTGACTTATCGAGAATGTTTGATGATGTAACCTACGCTTATGGTTTAACCGTACATAAAGCTCAAGGTTCGAGTATTGATTATGTTTTTTTGGATACGGAAGATATGCAAAACTGTCCTGACTTACAGAAGATGCTTTATACTGCTTTAACTCGCGCCAAGATAAGAGCTTTTATTCCTAGTTCATAA
- a CDS encoding KH domain-containing protein, producing the protein MPNKTELSGDQLATSPDYEKLVRFLIEPFLDDPKSLCVNSEVNQQKKKIWLRVAFDKSDRGKVFGRGGRNIQAIRTAIKTAATAHNESVFLDIYSDEPAKSDDFGRGGRSTGNSGRRKSPAKPAPKIAKK; encoded by the coding sequence ATGCCAAATAAGACCGAATTGTCTGGCGATCAGTTGGCGACTAGTCCAGATTATGAAAAACTAGTACGGTTTCTGATCGAACCATTTTTAGATGATCCCAAGTCCCTCTGTGTTAATTCTGAAGTAAATCAGCAGAAAAAAAAGATTTGGCTGAGAGTTGCTTTTGACAAAAGCGATCGCGGTAAGGTTTTTGGTCGTGGTGGTCGTAATATTCAAGCCATAAGAACTGCGATTAAGACCGCAGCAACAGCTCACAATGAGTCGGTCTTTTTAGATATTTATAGCGATGAACCTGCTAAATCCGATGATTTTGGTCGTGGTGGTAGATCGACTGGAAATTCTGGTAGGAGAAAAAGCCCAGCAAAACCTGCTCCCAAAATTGCGAAGAAATAA
- the bchM gene encoding magnesium protoporphyrin IX methyltransferase gives METLDQQNDKAIVKDYFNQTGFDRWRRIYGETEDVNKVQKKIRIGHQKTIDTVVDWLQDDGNLENISICDAGCGVGSLSIPLAQAGATVFASDISEKMVGEAQEKAKSILKDTSKVSFAVSDLEALTGKYDTVICLDVLIHYPTEDAAKMISHLASLAESRLIISFAPKTCLLFVLKKIGEFFPGPSKTTRAYQHKESEIVAILEDNGFSIKRTGMTSVSFYYSRILEAVRN, from the coding sequence ATGGAAACTTTAGATCAACAAAATGACAAAGCAATTGTTAAGGATTATTTCAATCAGACGGGATTTGATCGCTGGCGTAGAATCTACGGTGAAACAGAAGATGTTAATAAGGTACAAAAGAAAATCCGTATAGGACACCAGAAAACTATCGATACTGTAGTTGACTGGTTACAAGATGATGGCAACTTAGAAAATATCTCAATTTGTGATGCGGGATGTGGTGTAGGTAGTCTCAGTATTCCTTTGGCTCAAGCAGGTGCGACTGTTTTTGCTAGTGATATTTCCGAAAAAATGGTTGGAGAAGCTCAAGAAAAGGCAAAGTCAATATTAAAAGATACTAGTAAAGTTTCTTTTGCCGTCTCAGATTTAGAAGCTTTAACTGGGAAATACGACACAGTAATCTGTTTGGATGTTTTAATTCACTATCCGACAGAAGATGCAGCCAAGATGATTTCTCATTTGGCATCTTTAGCAGAATCTCGTTTGATTATTAGCTTTGCTCCTAAAACTTGTTTATTGTTTGTTTTAAAAAAAATTGGCGAATTTTTTCCTGGTCCATCTAAAACCACCAGGGCTTACCAACACAAAGAATCAGAAATTGTTGCCATTTTGGAAGATAATGGTTTTTCTATTAAGCGGACAGGAATGACCAGCGTTAGTTTTTATTATTCCCGGATTTTAGAAGCAGTTAGAAATTAA
- a CDS encoding histidinol-phosphate transaminase codes for MSDHNSFIRSDLAQLAAYKPHPGGESEVIVDRLDTNESPLDLPVEIKSKLTWTYQQEIEANRYPNGSHYELKQAIAEYIQESACLADNLTTDHISVGNGSDELIRSLLIATCLGGEGSILVAVPTFSMYGILATTLGIPVVTIDRKEADFSLNLKAAQEAIDNTNNPPIRVVFVVHPNSPTGNTLKAEELDWLRSLPENILVVIDEAYFEFSQTSVVAELAQRNNWIVLRTFSKAFRLAAHRVGYAIANPDLITVLEKVRLPYNLPSFSQAAAKIALQQRQLLLPLVAKTIKERERVWSILTENNQLRVWQSQANFLYLRPRNTTADNREHVLADITKNLKAGGTLIRHTGSGLRITIGTPEENDRTLQRLEKIVELNL; via the coding sequence ATGAGCGATCACAATTCTTTTATCCGTTCCGATCTAGCCCAGTTAGCTGCTTATAAGCCTCACCCAGGGGGAGAAAGTGAGGTAATTGTTGATCGCCTTGATACCAATGAAAGTCCCCTTGATTTGCCAGTGGAAATCAAATCTAAGCTGACTTGGACGTATCAACAGGAAATAGAAGCGAATCGTTATCCCAATGGTAGTCATTACGAATTAAAACAAGCGATCGCTGAATATATTCAGGAGTCAGCTTGCTTAGCTGACAACTTAACTACCGATCATATTTCTGTGGGCAATGGTTCGGATGAACTAATTCGCTCACTGCTAATTGCGACGTGCTTGGGTGGTGAAGGCTCTATCTTAGTAGCAGTTCCCACCTTTTCCATGTATGGCATTTTAGCCACAACTTTAGGAATTCCTGTTGTCACTATAGATAGAAAAGAAGCAGATTTTTCTTTAAACCTCAAAGCTGCTCAGGAAGCTATTGATAACACCAATAATCCTCCAATTCGGGTTGTGTTTGTCGTGCATCCCAATTCTCCTACAGGTAATACCTTAAAAGCAGAAGAACTAGATTGGCTAAGATCTTTGCCAGAAAATATTCTTGTAGTCATCGACGAAGCCTATTTTGAATTTAGTCAGACTTCTGTAGTAGCTGAATTAGCCCAACGAAATAACTGGATTGTTTTGCGTACTTTTTCTAAAGCCTTTCGGTTAGCTGCTCATCGTGTGGGATATGCGATCGCTAATCCTGATTTAATCACTGTACTAGAAAAAGTCCGTCTGCCCTATAATCTGCCTAGTTTTTCTCAGGCAGCAGCCAAAATAGCTTTGCAACAACGCCAATTACTGTTACCGTTAGTGGCGAAAACCATCAAGGAAAGAGAACGAGTATGGTCGATTTTGACCGAAAACAATCAGCTTCGAGTATGGCAAAGTCAAGCTAACTTTTTGTATCTGCGTCCCAGAAATACCACTGCCGATAATCGTGAGCATGTTTTAGCAGATATAACCAAAAACCTCAAAGCAGGCGGTACCTTAATTCGTCATACAGGAAGTGGATTACGCATTACCATTGGCACTCCCGAAGAAAATGATCGCACTTTACAACGACTAGAAAAAATAGTTGAGTTAAATCTCTAA
- a CDS encoding PetM family cytochrome b6-f complex subunit 7, producing MSAESMLFNGAILSTVLILVGLSLGFLILKIQGGEPE from the coding sequence ATGAGCGCGGAAAGTATGTTGTTCAACGGAGCAATTTTATCTACTGTTTTAATTTTGGTTGGACTTAGTTTGGGCTTTCTAATCCTCAAAATCCAAGGTGGAGAACCAGAATAA
- the pdxA gene encoding 4-hydroxythreonine-4-phosphate dehydrogenase PdxA, which yields MSTIPSLAVTMGDPAGIGSEIILKALADDSLKKKCSLMVIGNRQLLQTTYELLLQKSQLTETDLVDPQTLSVLDLPCNGTVNLGYGDAVSGGFSFACLEKAIALTLEGKFQGIVTAPIAKSLWKAAGHEYPGQTEVLAQRAGVDKFGMMFVGKSPYTGWELRSLLATTHIPLADVPQVLTPELMTWKLNLLIECLKQDFGLHHPQIAIAGLNPHSGESGQLGREEQDWLLNWLKQAQTDYPQTKLMGLIPPDTMWVKPGQAWYGNFEDDLNTADAYLALYHDQGLIPVKLMAFEQAINTTIGLPFIRTSPDHGTAFDIAGLGIANASSMKAAIELAIQISNRRLNKWTMDNKQ from the coding sequence ATGTCTACAATTCCTTCCTTAGCTGTCACGATGGGAGATCCCGCTGGGATTGGTTCCGAAATTATTCTCAAGGCTCTGGCAGATGATTCCCTGAAAAAAAAGTGTTCGCTGATGGTAATTGGTAATCGTCAGTTATTACAAACTACATACGAACTTCTGTTACAAAAGAGCCAGCTAACCGAAACGGATTTAGTAGATCCCCAGACTCTATCTGTTTTAGATCTTCCCTGCAATGGAACGGTTAATTTAGGATACGGTGATGCTGTTAGTGGCGGATTTAGCTTTGCCTGTCTAGAAAAAGCGATCGCCTTAACTCTTGAGGGTAAATTTCAGGGAATTGTCACCGCTCCCATTGCTAAATCTCTTTGGAAAGCCGCAGGACATGAATATCCTGGTCAAACGGAAGTCCTGGCCCAAAGAGCAGGAGTAGACAAATTTGGCATGATGTTTGTGGGCAAATCTCCCTATACCGGTTGGGAACTGCGGAGTTTGTTGGCAACTACCCATATTCCTCTGGCGGATGTTCCTCAGGTTTTGACACCTGAGCTAATGACTTGGAAACTAAATTTATTAATTGAATGCCTTAAACAAGATTTTGGTCTTCATCACCCTCAAATTGCGATCGCTGGATTAAATCCCCATAGTGGGGAATCAGGACAACTAGGAAGAGAAGAGCAAGATTGGCTCTTAAACTGGCTTAAACAAGCTCAGACTGATTATCCTCAAACAAAATTAATGGGACTGATTCCCCCTGACACAATGTGGGTAAAACCAGGACAAGCTTGGTACGGCAATTTTGAGGATGATCTCAACACTGCCGACGCTTATCTAGCTTTGTACCACGATCAGGGATTAATCCCAGTTAAACTAATGGCATTTGAGCAAGCTATCAATACCACTATTGGACTGCCTTTTATTCGTACTTCACCGGATCACGGTACAGCTTTTGATATTGCTGGGCTGGGGATAGCTAATGCCAGCAGCATGAAAGCAGCAATTGAATTAGCAATTCAAATTAGTAATCGACGGCTTAATAAATGGACAATGGACAATAAACAATGA
- the rpsP gene encoding 30S ribosomal protein S16, producing the protein MIKLRLKRFGKKREVSYRIVAIESKTRRDGRPIEELGFYNPRTDETRLNVPAIVKRLEQGAQPSQTVRNILTKAQVFDQVHAK; encoded by the coding sequence ATGATTAAATTACGTTTGAAACGCTTCGGCAAAAAAAGAGAGGTTAGTTACCGTATTGTAGCTATAGAAAGCAAAACCCGTAGAGACGGACGTCCCATCGAAGAATTGGGTTTTTATAACCCCAGAACAGATGAGACTAGACTTAATGTTCCTGCCATTGTCAAAAGATTAGAACAAGGAGCACAGCCTAGCCAAACCGTCAGAAATATCCTCACTAAAGCTCAAGTTTTCGATCAAGTTCATGCCAAATAA
- a CDS encoding helix-turn-helix domain-containing protein — translation MTELEYSPLEKLLNQISGRWTMYILWILDTKGTLRFGELKRNVEGISTKVLTERLRMLEKIGIIHRDYEPTIPPKVTYKLTERGRELSEPLYHLCDLASRWYSDETVV, via the coding sequence ATGACAGAGCTTGAATATAGTCCTCTCGAAAAACTGCTCAACCAAATTTCAGGGCGATGGACAATGTATATTTTGTGGATCTTGGACACGAAGGGAACATTACGTTTTGGAGAACTAAAACGTAATGTTGAGGGAATTTCAACTAAAGTTTTGACAGAAAGATTACGAATGTTGGAGAAGATCGGTATTATTCACCGTGACTATGAACCTACAATTCCGCCAAAAGTTACTTACAAATTGACCGAACGTGGTCGGGAGCTGTCTGAGCCGCTTTATCACCTCTGCGATCTTGCTTCTCGCTGGTATAGTGACGAAACAGTTGTATGA
- a CDS encoding aspartate aminotransferase, producing MSLDWISRAERLSALPPYVFARLDELKARAREQGLDLIDLGMGNPDGAAPKPVIDAAIAALQDPLNHGYPPFEGTASFRQAITNWYQRCYGVELNPDSEALPLIGSKEGLGHLAMAYVNSGDIILVPSPSYPAHFRGPLIAGAKIHQINLSAEQNWLIDLSTIPEDVAQKAKILYFNYPNNPTTATAPREFFEEVVKFARHYQILLVHDLCYAELAFDGYQPTSLLEIPGAKEIGVEFHTLSKTYNMAGWRIGFVVGNSDIIQGLRTLKTNLDYGIFSVIQKAAETALQLPDKYIKEVQHRYSSRRDFLIKGLGELGWQIPPSKATMYLWVETPVGQGSTEFALDVLRQTGVVITPGNAFGEAGEGYVRISLIADCDRLGEVLKRFKQAGISYQ from the coding sequence ATGAGTTTAGATTGGATTAGCCGCGCCGAGCGTTTAAGTGCCTTACCCCCCTACGTATTTGCTCGTTTAGACGAATTAAAAGCCCGTGCCAGAGAACAGGGACTAGACTTAATCGATTTAGGCATGGGTAATCCTGATGGTGCTGCACCCAAGCCAGTAATAGATGCGGCGATCGCTGCTTTACAAGATCCACTCAATCATGGCTATCCACCTTTTGAAGGTACAGCTAGTTTTCGACAAGCAATTACCAATTGGTATCAACGCTGTTATGGAGTTGAATTAAATCCAGATAGCGAAGCCCTGCCCCTAATTGGTTCTAAAGAGGGTTTAGGTCATTTGGCGATGGCGTATGTCAATTCAGGAGATATTATTCTGGTTCCCAGCCCTTCCTATCCAGCTCATTTTCGGGGACCATTAATTGCAGGAGCAAAAATTCATCAGATAAATCTCTCAGCTGAGCAAAATTGGTTAATCGATCTGAGTACTATTCCTGAAGATGTAGCTCAAAAGGCCAAAATTCTTTATTTCAATTATCCTAATAACCCGACTACAGCCACTGCACCAAGAGAATTTTTTGAGGAAGTAGTTAAATTTGCCCGTCACTACCAAATATTATTAGTTCACGATCTTTGTTATGCGGAACTAGCTTTTGATGGTTATCAGCCAACATCATTGTTAGAAATTCCTGGGGCAAAAGAAATCGGCGTTGAGTTTCATACTCTTTCTAAAACCTATAACATGGCTGGTTGGCGCATAGGCTTTGTTGTTGGTAATTCCGATATTATTCAAGGTTTACGGACTCTAAAAACTAACTTGGATTATGGTATTTTTTCAGTCATCCAAAAAGCAGCAGAAACCGCTTTACAATTGCCAGATAAATATATCAAAGAAGTTCAACACCGCTACAGTTCTAGAAGAGATTTTTTGATTAAAGGCTTAGGAGAATTGGGCTGGCAAATACCTCCTTCCAAAGCAACTATGTATCTCTGGGTGGAAACTCCTGTGGGACAAGGTTCAACAGAGTTTGCACTGGATGTTTTGCGGCAAACAGGGGTGGTAATTACTCCTGGAAATGCCTTTGGTGAGGCGGGAGAAGGCTACGTCAGAATTAGTTTAATTGCCGATTGCGATCGCCTGGGAGAAGTACTCAAACGTTTTAAGCAAGCAGGAATTTCTTATCAATGA
- a CDS encoding TIGR01777 family oxidoreductase — protein sequence MKIAITGATGLVGSRLVEKLNQEGHQILVFTRNPNKAQKVFPASAFSNLEIVQYTPKESGEWQKSVSGCDAVVNLAGEPIAERWNDQQKQAIMESRQIGTRKLVEAIAMAEQKPQVLVSGSAVGYYGTSETTTFEENSPSGNDFLAQVCQNWEAEAQKVTESGVRLVIVRIGIVLANGGALGKMIGPFKMFAGGPIGSGKQWFSWIHRDDLVNLIYQAIERSDMSGAYNATSPNPVRMGQLCQTLGEVMNRPSWLPVPDFVLEILLGDGAVVVLEGQQVLPQKTQATGFNYQYAELKPALSEIVT from the coding sequence ATGAAGATTGCAATTACAGGAGCAACAGGATTAGTCGGTAGTCGTTTGGTAGAAAAATTAAACCAAGAAGGACACCAAATATTAGTTTTTACGCGCAACCCCAATAAAGCCCAAAAAGTATTCCCTGCCTCAGCTTTTTCTAACTTAGAAATAGTTCAATATACACCTAAAGAGTCTGGAGAATGGCAGAAAAGCGTTTCTGGTTGCGATGCGGTAGTCAATCTAGCTGGCGAACCTATTGCCGAACGTTGGAATGACCAACAAAAACAAGCAATTATGGAAAGTCGCCAAATTGGAACTAGAAAACTAGTAGAAGCGATCGCGATGGCAGAGCAAAAGCCTCAGGTCTTAGTTAGTGGCTCGGCGGTCGGCTACTATGGCACGAGTGAAACTACTACTTTTGAAGAGAATAGTCCTTCAGGTAATGATTTTCTGGCTCAAGTCTGCCAAAATTGGGAAGCAGAAGCTCAGAAAGTTACAGAGTCAGGAGTGCGTTTAGTTATCGTCCGCATTGGTATTGTCTTAGCTAATGGTGGCGCATTGGGTAAAATGATTGGTCCGTTCAAAATGTTTGCTGGAGGTCCTATCGGCAGTGGTAAACAATGGTTTTCTTGGATTCACCGCGATGATTTAGTGAATTTAATCTATCAGGCTATAGAGCGTTCAGATATGTCTGGGGCATATAATGCTACTTCACCTAATCCTGTACGCATGGGTCAGCTATGTCAGACTCTGGGAGAAGTGATGAATCGTCCTTCTTGGCTGCCCGTTCCTGATTTCGTCTTAGAAATATTATTAGGAGACGGTGCAGTAGTTGTGTTGGAAGGACAACAGGTATTACCGCAAAAAACTCAAGCTACTGGCTTTAATTACCAGTATGCTGAACTTAAACCAGCATTATCCGAGATTGTTACTTAG
- a CDS encoding NblA/ycf18 family protein, whose product MNLESNQLSLEQEFLHEVFVTKVQNLSYEETKDLLIKFHKHTLFKENYYQKLFRNKEKKMSVNY is encoded by the coding sequence ATGAACTTAGAGTCCAATCAGTTGTCTTTAGAACAAGAATTTCTTCATGAAGTATTTGTCACTAAAGTTCAAAATTTGTCTTATGAGGAGACTAAAGACCTGTTGATCAAATTTCATAAGCATACTTTGTTTAAGGAGAACTATTATCAGAAGCTATTTCGTAATAAAGAGAAAAAAATGTCGGTAAACTACTAG